A segment of the Bradyrhizobium sp. CCBAU 53340 genome:
CATGGCGGTGTCGGCCAGCGCCATCAGCGCCTGACCGCAGACCACGCCGCCATTGCGGCACAACCGCTCCGAGAACGGCATGCGGAGCAGCGCGCCCGGCTGCCAGTCCGCCGCTTCGGCAGGCGGCATGTGCTCGATGCGCTCGACGGAGAGGTTGAGATCCTGGATCCAGGGCGCAAAGACCTCGCCGAGGATACGTCTGGCCTCGGCGATGCCGAACTCGGTGTCTGGCTGCGCTGGCATTGCTGTCATTCCCTCCTGTGTTGCCGGATGTTTCGCACATTCCGCCCGTTTGGGCGCGGCGAAATCACCGGGGGCCGTCGGCTTGAAAATGCCCGACTTCGCCCGATATGATGCCACGCTCGGGAGCGGGTGGACCATGTTGCGTCGATGTATCCTGGTATTTTGCCTGGTCGCGCTCGGTCTGGCGCTGAACGGCTGCACCAAGTGCGGCCCGATCTGGGATGACTGGTTGCATGGACCGAAATCCTGCAGATCGGATCGGCTCTAGCGGATTGACGCGGCCCCGGGAGCCGTGAAGAAGGACAGGGGTGCGGGATCCGCCCTGCTACCGATGATCAAGGAGTGAGTGATGAAGCTTTTCCGTATGGCGGCGGTGCTGGCGGTGCTGGCCGGACCGGCTTTCGCGCAGGATGCGCCCCATATCAATCTGCTGGCGGATACTCCCTCCAAGACGGAGGACGAGAAGGCCGCGGATGCTGCGCGCGACAAGGCCTACAAGGAAACGCTGAAGAAGATTCCGGACGCCAAGACCTCCAATGACCCCTGGGGCGGCATGCGTTCTGATCCGCCGAAGCAGCCCGCGCCGAAGGCGGCGGCCAGCACGCCCAAGAAGCCCAAGGCCGGTACAGCCGCGAACTGACGCAGGTTCCGGAGCCAGTCGACGCCGTCGGCGGGACTCCCCTTTGCCGCGGACGGATCCTACATTCCCTCGCAGTGTTGCGTTGAGGAGGCAGGATATGGCGGATCGCCCGCAGGATCTCGCCGAGCGGATGGCGCGCCGGCGCAAGCGGGCCGCCGGACCGGTCGACAAGGCCGGTGACGGCTATCTGCGCGAGAGCTTCACCCTGCCGCGCGCGGCGGCGCGGGCAAGAGCACAGGCCTTCTTCGCGCGCTATCCCAAGGCTGGCTATATGAGTGAGGTCGAAACCTGGCGCGAATTGCCCGGTGGCGATATCGAATTCACCATGCGGCGGCTGCCCAGCGCCGACTAGCCCCGGACTTGCCTTTCAACCTGAGGCTTCAGGCCGTCTTGCGGCCGATGGCCTTCAGCTCGCGATCAATGCGCAGCTGGACCCGGCGGATCGCCAGGAGGTCGATCTTCGTCTCGGTCTTGCCTGTCTTGGTCTCGTCGCCGATCCGGAACTGCCATTGCCAGACGCCCGGGACCGCCGTCTTTGCAACCGTGAACTCAACGCCCCTGTGATTCATGGTCACCTCCACGATTCACCTTGCCATGTCGGGTAACATGTTGGGCGGCGTAATATTCCCGGTACAAGCAAAAATTGCAGTTAAGTCGAGGATAAATCGTCGGAATTCGGCAAGTGCGCGCAGTCCGAAACAAGCGAAATCGGATTCCGAAACATGGAGCCGATCGACGCGCCTTCAGGCGCATGGAACCGAATCCATTCGGGCTCAGGCAGACCAGGCTGTTGCCTGACAAATTAGGTCAGGAACTCTGTTCTTGGCCGGAGAACCACGGACGAGGGCCATCAGGTCGAGTGGAACCGGGCTTCGGTTCCATCGCCGCGCCGCTGTCACTTTGTGGAACCTGAACCTGCAAGCGATGTCGGCGCCGCGACCGTTCGCAGCGCATGAGCAGATCTCGTACTTTTCCACTTTTGCGTGCGGCTCGAGTGTGATCTGCTGTGTGAAGCGGCACGGGCGGGCGTCGCACGAGAGTCGCACGAGAGGAAGACGTGAACTGGCTCAGACACCTCGCTCAGCGATGGGGCGCACGACACTTCTCACTGGTCTGTCCGCAATGCAGACAGCCGGCTTCCTCAGTTCTCTTCAGGCGTAGCCGCTTCATGCTCGGTGACGAGAAGCTCGTCTGCGAGCAGTGCGGCACGGCCAGCGTCGTCACCTTCTGGCGTTTCGAGGGTTTGTCGTGCCACAGCGAACGCGGCGATTCGGGCAGACACGAACAGCTGGCAAACTCGTCGCGCTGACGTCGCGCCGAACATGCGCGACGTCGAGCCCACTCAGGGATATCAGGACGCGATGGATCGCGTCCGCGCGTCAGAAAAAACCCCGCCAGGGGAGAGCCGGGCGGGGCAGAAGGCTATTGGAGGCTGAGGTGCTGGGCTGCAACACCATAGCAAGGTGACCGTAGCCCGTTGAGCTTACGACAGCCTGACAAGGTGAGGCGGATCTGATCGGCCGTCGAATCCCCGCGCGATTCGGCGGCTTCGTCGTTCGGCCGTCAGGAAACAGAAGACCCCGCTCGGGGAAGAGCGGGGTCGACTGGAGTATGGAGGCCCGGTGTTGGTCCACCGGGCAAGACGATGTTAAAGCAGCCGGCTGACAGGCGCCTTACGCAAGCTTGTGCGTGGCTTGCGCGGGACGTTGAGAGGCGCTTTCGCGTCCCAATTCAGACATCGGCCCGCACAATTTAGGACACATCCGTTGGCGACACTTTGCGCGCACGGCGAAGCCATGGGGGATACGTGGCGCGCCGACAGCGGGGTGGCATCATGGACAAGGTAGAGCGGTCATTCGCCGCCGCGACGGCGGCTGGCTTCGTGGTATTGGTTATCGGCATCGTGCTGCTGGCGCTGATGTAGCACGAGCTGATGCGAGGACTTGATGATGCAAGGACTTGGCGCAGCCGCGGGGCGCTGCCCCGTCAAGGCCGCCAAGACAACCCGAAAACAACCCCATGCACAGTAGGTGACCGCCGGAGCCGGCTGGCGTCTAGTGCACCTTGATCTCATCCAGCGGCAAGCGGAGATCGGCGGCGCGCTCGGCGCGATCCTTCTGGCGGAACTCGCTTTCCCTACGCTCGAACTTCGCCATCTCCTCGAGCGCCGCCTCGCGCAGGGAATTGCGCCTGACGGCATCGTTGTGCGTGTTTTCCGTCATGATCCAGTTCCCCATCACATGGCCCATCCCCGAGGAAAGCCGGTGGCCGCGGAAAAGTTCTGTGCCGAAGGATTGCGAAATTATGACGGCAGCACGACTTGGCGTCGTTGATCCGCGTCATCGTCGGACGATCAAAGAGACGTCACATTTTGCGGAGGGCAGGGCCTCTGGCCGCTTTGATGCTATCGTGCCGCATCGTGCCGGAGATGGCCATGGGCTTTTGGCTTTTCGTCATCATCTCGATCGGGTCGATCCCGCTTGCAGGCGCGATGGCGCGCGAGCGCAACAGGTCGCCCCGGACGTGGTTTTGGATCGCCGTCGCGGTCGGTCCCCTGGCGCCTCTGGCGCTGCTGATATTGGGCGAGGCAAAACGCGCGGCCTCGGCCAATTGAGGCCCCTTGGGATTCCCCGGCCACTTTGCCTCATTCACCTGGCCGATTTTCCTGCAAATGATTCTGTCGGCTGAAGCCCGGGCGATCTCAGCCACTCGCTCATATGCGAGCCGGTTTCGGCTTGTCTTGCTCTACGAAGGACGTCCTCACGCCGAGGACCTGGGGGAAGGGATTTGGCCTCTTCTCGGAGACGTTCGGCTTCTTGGGAAAGGCGTTCTTCAAGGGAAACGGATTGCTTGAATCGGCGGCGTCGCTGCATGACACAACCTCGTCTGACGGGTCCTAACCGTTGGGTTCGAATTTCGCGATACTAGTATGCCGACGCCTGGGACTTGGTTCCGGAGTGAACACGGCAAAATAGGCCGCCGTCGGATTCAAGTCCGGCCCCTGCGGACAAACACGGACAGGCTCCCATTTTCGGTGCCGTCCTGACTGGGACAGGCGTGACAGAGATCAGGACACCAACAAAAACGCCGCCCGCTTGAAATGTGTCGCGGGCGGCGGCTTTCCAGCCCCGGGTGGGTGATGCAAAACCCCGGTGAGGATTAGTCTGCACGACCTGTGCCAAGGTTTTATGTCTCGCAAAGGGACACTCGCAGAGGCGGATGAGGACAGTGTTTCGGGCGATCCAAGCCAACTTCGCGCTCCCTTGCGGACGACGGCGAAGACGATGAATGAAAGAGGCCGCCAACTGAGGCGGCCCTCTTAGGGGGCAAGAATGCGCCAGCGAATTATTGGGCGTTTGATCGGCCTAGCCGTGGTCGAATTAGTAATAGGCGTTTCGTGGCTGTTCGGCCTCAACCGGATGCTAGTCATGGTTGCGGCAATTGGCTTGCCCTTACTGGCTTTAACCGTTGCTCTTCCGATAACGCTCTTAATCAGGTCGAACCGTGCCTCAACCCAAAACAGGCCACCTTCAAATTCAATTTAGGCCACTTGGGGTTAAAACAAGGCCAGCGCCAGGGTGCTGTTCGGACAGTCGTTTCGGGAAACTAGGACACTCTGCATTGAGCTAGATCAGAGTGCCGGTTTT
Coding sequences within it:
- a CDS encoding PaaI family thioesterase, with the translated sequence MPAQPDTEFGIAEARRILGEVFAPWIQDLNLSVERIEHMPPAEAADWQPGALLRMPFSERLCRNGGVVCGQALMALADTAMVIANLAANRGYRPMTTVDQTTHFMRAVSSSDVLADARVVRLGRTMSFGRVTLFSAADNKPVAMVSSAFAMLPG